A window from Aliamphritea hakodatensis encodes these proteins:
- the ssb gene encoding single-stranded DNA-binding protein, producing MARGINKVILIGNLGNDPDTKYMPSGNAVTNITVATSESWKDKQTGQQQERTEWHRVVFFNRLAEIAGEYLRKGSKVYLEGSLRTRKWQDQSGQDRYTTEIVASEMQMLDGRGDNNGGYQQQGGYQQQAPQQQQAPQQQYQQPPQQQAPQQQYQQPPQQQAPQQQYQKPPQQQAPAPQPAPGMDDFDDDIPF from the coding sequence ATGGCACGCGGTATTAACAAAGTCATTCTGATTGGTAACCTGGGTAATGACCCGGATACTAAGTACATGCCCAGCGGCAACGCGGTTACCAACATTACTGTAGCGACGTCTGAAAGCTGGAAAGATAAGCAGACAGGTCAGCAGCAGGAGCGTACCGAATGGCACCGTGTGGTGTTCTTTAACCGTCTGGCAGAAATTGCCGGTGAATACCTGCGTAAAGGTTCTAAAGTGTATCTGGAAGGTTCACTGCGGACCCGGAAATGGCAGGATCAGAGCGGTCAGGACCGTTACACCACCGAAATCGTTGCCAGCGAAATGCAGATGCTGGATGGCCGTGGCGACAATAATGGCGGTTATCAGCAGCAGGGTGGCTATCAGCAGCAGGCGCCACAGCAGCAACAGGCACCGCAACAGCAATATCAGCAACCGCCTCAGCAGCAGGCCCCGCAACAGCAGTATCAGCAACCCCCTCAGCAACAGGCGCCTCAGCAGCAATACCAGAAGCCGCCTCAGCAGCAGGCTCCGGCCCCGCAGCCTGCACCGGGCATGGATGATTTCGACGACGACATCCCGTTCTGA
- the rfbD gene encoding dTDP-4-dehydrorhamnose reductase translates to MLKAFISQPAKLLIIGADSQIGYFLNLAAQADAFYIPVPFSDAELDINDRQALEQRLDEVQPDYVINTSGYNDVDQAERDPDECYRRNTKAVETLAACCAARDIAVLHLSSDYVFDGHYASGYAESDEAKPLGVYGDSKWRGEEALRQQLERHLILRVSWVFSPVGDNYMQRALRQARQQDVIDAADDRRGCPTSAADIARVIVAMLKQVHNGADAWGTYHYCGAEVTSRYGFSEAVLAAAGQYEEFRAQEIRAVPSKDYGTDTERPASSVLVCKKLLNAFGIRQIPWRHELINVVKTLYQPVVEQDIRP, encoded by the coding sequence ATGCTGAAGGCGTTTATATCCCAGCCAGCTAAATTGCTCATTATTGGTGCCGACAGCCAGATCGGGTATTTCCTGAATCTGGCTGCCCAGGCCGATGCATTTTATATTCCGGTACCCTTCAGTGACGCAGAGCTGGATATCAACGACCGTCAGGCACTGGAGCAGCGGCTTGATGAAGTTCAGCCTGACTATGTGATCAACACCTCCGGTTATAACGACGTGGATCAGGCAGAGCGTGATCCTGATGAGTGTTACCGGCGCAATACCAAAGCGGTTGAAACCCTGGCGGCCTGCTGTGCTGCCCGGGATATCGCCGTGCTGCATTTATCATCGGACTATGTGTTTGATGGCCATTATGCCAGCGGTTATGCGGAATCCGATGAAGCCAAACCTCTGGGAGTGTATGGCGACAGTAAGTGGCGCGGTGAAGAAGCCTTGCGTCAGCAACTGGAACGGCATCTGATTTTGCGGGTTAGCTGGGTATTCAGCCCGGTTGGCGATAACTATATGCAGCGGGCGTTGCGTCAGGCACGGCAACAGGATGTGATAGACGCTGCGGATGACCGCCGTGGCTGTCCCACCTCTGCTGCGGATATCGCGCGGGTGATTGTTGCCATGCTTAAGCAGGTGCATAACGGTGCAGATGCCTGGGGTACTTATCATTATTGCGGCGCTGAAGTGACTTCCCGTTACGGATTCAGTGAAGCGGTGCTGGCAGCAGCCGGTCAGTATGAAGAATTTCGTGCGCAGGAAATCCGGGCGGTACCGTCAAAGGATTACGGCACGGATACCGAGCGGCCGGCATCTTCCGTACTGGTCTGTAAGAAGTTGCTGAACGCATTTGGCATTCGGCAGATTCCGTGGCGGCATGAGCTGATCAATGTGGTTAAAACCCTGTATCAGCCGGTGGTTGAACAGGATATCCGGCCTTAA